From the genome of Monomorium pharaonis isolate MP-MQ-018 chromosome 1, ASM1337386v2, whole genome shotgun sequence:
TCAGGGCATGGCGACACGAACAAACCATtcggtacatgtaccaaacgatCTCCAAAAATCGCTTTATATAACAGAATAATGAATGTAAtgcttttaaatattgaaaatttatggcaaatttctataatatcaatattttttatatctatataggTTAACaacataatatttcaattttcactTCTCACGTATTTAGTTTTTAGCTACATAATCGCACAGATTCCTAAAAAAGTTCATGTGAAATGAGACTGAGCGGAAAGTGAAAAGTGGAAAGTTTCACGTGAAGTTACATGATCAATGCCCAGAAATGAATGGGAAAAGTGGGGGACTAGCAGTCCATACTTATATAGTCAAAGTGAGATATATTTATGTCTCTGTTGATTCTCTCCGGCGGACTCTCTTAGGATGAGAtcccatggagcggattacgCGGAAGCGAAACGAGCGGATTACCAATCATGGGATCGTTCTAATAGaacccttttttttaaattaaaatttttctttaaattaaaaaaaagaacattgttCTAGGTTGCTTAGAAgccgagataatttttttgtttaaaaaatcactGTTGCTAtagttatgaatattaaaagctgaaattttgacagcgtcatattaaatagttaaagtaGTCTTCCCCAAAAGTTAGAAGTAATTCATGAAAATTGACCACTGTAAACGTGTTAACAAAAACAGTATCAACTCGAGAACGGCGGCCGCGCACGAGCGGGTCGTCTGTTAGCGCGCGGCCAGGCGCCCGCGTACAAAATTAATCTGGCGCGTTCAAATTACTTCAATCGTCATTATCTCGGGAACCAATCgtcttagaataattttttaaaaatctgagtTATCTCGACGAGACAAGATTAATAAgctaaactatttttttatatttcctcgaataaacgttctaattaatttttttaaattgtttatttgacGCGTTAAATaggcataaataatttatttacccaTGTGGCGTGTGCATATGCTctatgttaatataatataactctttttattacttttatggcaaaaatgtaaacgttttatttttttgtataatttagtGCAATTaacaaacttaaaaaaaaattttaatgcaattaatagttaaacagaataaaaaaataaaaaaagaactttagtgcaattattattaataataacataattgaaacgttaaatatttgtttattttattgtcaattaggcttattttttacatgtttatttGAGGCATTTAATTGCACTGCACACATTTCCTAATACCGATATATGATACtgcaactttttaagaaaaaaaaacattttgattcGAGTTCGTGCAgtctcaaaaatgtagaagTTAAATTTTAGTGGAGCGCGTTTTGAATAAACAATTGACATTActcaaaatgttattaatattttttgataaaatttgatacacttttttatcgtcataaaagctatattttccTACAATTTGAAAtgcttgagttaatttttaaaaaagttataattaatttaagaaacgaccatttttcatggttttttctactttacaaCCAAACTAATTGACCGATCTTATAACAAACcaagtttattattgtagatctACTTAATacttacaacttttatttgaaacttttttggATTCCGTTTTTGGTTTACGAATCGCAAGCAAAAAACTgctttctctttattttaactcgtaattttgcaataatcccCCAAATTTTTGCGAATAGCAAACGTACTTATCTTTATCTATCGCATAGTAACTATGCTTTAcgcataattaaatgtaagtcACCAATTTTTTCCCCCAAAAAGTCTAATTCTactaaagttaaattttaacaaattgcgTGACAGCAAAGCGTTTcgttaaaaagtaacaaaaagttAAGATCGTTAAAGAAGACAAGAAGCTAAAAGGGATAGTAGAGACAATAGAGaaagatttgtaaaaaaagaaattgagaaATCACAGTTTGtgttaaaatgtatgtttgtaaaaaagttatgtgtgcgtgcgtgcgtgtttaCGTTGTGAGTGCTCGCCCTCGCATTCGttgctgtgtgtgtgtgtgtgtgtgtgcgcgcgcgcgcgcgcgcgtgttgtgtgtgtgtgtctgtcttttataaagagagaaagaagagaaaaggagGGTAAATCTTAACAAAAGATTATCCAGCCCCAATGACCTTGACCTTGGCACATGTTGTCAAGGTCACCTTTCTGAATGatgttcaataaattttagccaacgctcgtgattcgttaaaaagttattaacaaaaacagttttataatttgctGTAATTTTGATACCACGTacaagtaaaaagaaatatgggTAAATCTTAACAAAAGGAGACCCAGCGccaatgaataataaattcattattaaaataaagcacGCATTTTTgcgtgttttaaaataaaataatctactAATTTATTACCTTAACCTTTTATGCAACGTCGCAAATCCGTGTAGTTGCAGAGAATGCGTGGCAAAGCTCTCCCTCTACATCcctgcattaatttttataaggcCCGCATTTTtgcgtattttaaaataagaaaatctattaatttatgcgtgctttataaaaattaatgcaggGATGTAAGGGGAGGCAGAAATAAAGGGATTCTCtacaccacatgggtttgcgactttgcATAAAagattagaataataataaattaatagattttattttaaagcacgcAAAAATTcatgctttattttaataaagattttattattcattggGACTGGGTCCCCTTTTGTTAAGATTTGCCaaaataagaaagagaaagagagagagagagagagagagagagagagagagagagagagagagagaaagaaagaaatttaaaattagttaagcaaaaataagaaggagagtaaaataaaataagtgatGTACATTTCATCATAAAAAAACTAACaattagattatataaaaactggTCCAgcttttatataatctaattGCAATCTGTTTCACactgcgcatctgggactcaatTGTaggaaaagaattatattcattaaaaaaaaattaaaatccataaatatattttgtaacttataactaaattaaatcgCAGAGTCAAATTGCTAGCTTCAATTGAAAGTCTGATTCTAAACGATCTTGTCGTATTTCTGATAATTGGGCAATTTGATTCCCGTCTATTGTGCCCTTTCTTTCCCGTACtgatttcattatttttctgaCACAGTCATGAAAAGTTAATTCATTCCCGCAAGTTTTGAAGATTTTACAAACTTCTTGTATGAACCATGAAcctaaataaatgataaaacataAGGTAAAAAATTaggatataatttaaattcttacaTTTATTACGTGCAAACTTCTTTAAATTGTTACTTTATGTAACACCAATTtacgtataataatttaatattatataattagaatctatacattttattcatcAAAGTCTAgttattgattataattattaatattaaaaatgaattacaGCTTACAGACAATTCAatccaaaataaatataagaatttatttgacGTAAATATTACTCAGTTATTTACCTTCCTCTTTATGACGTATCGATAAAAAACCTTGTATTGTTgacataaacataaaaaagttagCAAACTGACGTATATCTTCTACAGGTGCAAAAGAATCAGATAAATCATCTGTTGTCAAGAAATTATTACCTATGCttcctgaaaataaaattagctaCATAATACACTAAATAACATTACATATGTGttacacaagaaaaaataaactttttaattaaaacatatccAATAAATCTgaattgcaatatatataaattttcaacattttttgcatctttcataattataagtattatataaatcgatttaataaaagattattttattaatgaaaataaaaatatatttacaatttcttaacgtactatattaaacttttttaaataatttttttttatttagcaactttaaattttataaaacttttcttcTTTACCACGTATCTTTCCTTGACAGGCttgaataataacaatttttataacatcttTTAATTCTATACAACAAATAGCCCTTTCAATTGCTTCTAAAGAAACTTCTTTCTCATCTGATGATATTACACCTCctgcaaatttattatttatattaagatttgccaaaataagaaagagaaagagagagagagagagagaaagaaagaaatttaaaattagcttcattaagattttttattatcaatctATTATTAAGAGATATTTTGACCAGTGTTAggcattaattaataatttaatgaagttaaaattttattcaattaatcgTGGTCCAGCGGATCCAGTAGCCCCCAAAAAAGTTTGGCGCTCTAATCTATAAGTCATTTATTTCGAAACTTAGATATTGCACGTTATCTACCTGTAGCTAAAAAATTGAGCAGATTGATTTCTTgagtaacaattttttgaaaactttcttacaaattttttttaatgttaaaatcaaattttctcaTATGCTACTAAACAATATTTGATGTCAATGTTTCAAGTTTATTtggtatctttttttattaaaataataaaaactatcaaTATGGCAAGCAAAATGTAAGCTGGAATCCTATATATCCCGATGTGACTACTATGGAACATTTCAAAAGTGTGACCACGGAGGGTTTAAacaattgattgaaaattaataaagataatcaCTATTGATTTAATCGGTCATTGAAATAAATCAAACacgatttaataaataataatacattaattgttaataattaatttttatccctTCGCATACACACTGAATGATTACTACCCATAACTAAAAATTCAGCGTTTTGTACCTTTTAAATATcgtaataaatggaaaaaactacaaagactttttttttaatcgcaaaatataaatatttaaaatatagaatttcttgaattttaatatcaaagatatataaatactttctaTGAACATtccataaacattaaaattaatccatGAATTTGTTCAgaattttagtataaatattttaaaagatatagcTGTTTGAAAATTGCCATGGATGACAACCACCCAATGTGTATGCGAAGATTAACAAAATAAGTGTGTATGCAAAGagttaatcatatttttaaaatatttataattattatgaacttaaaatatgtgtaaaatatttattatatctcaaagaaaattcaaatcaatattaatcgataaattagtttatctattttatattttattatatttttgttttaatattcttttcaacgCTATTCagctattaatcattaatataaatcattaagTAAAACTAACAATCAATtaacgattaattttttaatcaatcatttttaaacaatcaattaaattaattacagttatatgcaatttattttaaataatacattttattgattaaaaatttatttcaagacaattagaaaattttattgcttaatATAATGAAGAACTAAACTTTCagtatatttaacaattcaGTATaactaacaattaataaattaattaaatattgcccAACACTAATTGTAAAgcataaagaatatttaaaaagtttattagaaaagtattttttatattgcaaatattactCACCTTTATATCCATGACTcaaaatacaaagaaataaacaatCGTATTTATTACCATAgtcttttgaaatatttctaattttttctaacattttacttttctttagaTCTTGATGAATTTCAGTTTTGAACCCAAAAGTTTTAAACGTTTCAGATAAATGATTACTATCTGCTTTTGTTCCATGTCGCGTTTCATActgaaaagatattaaaaaatatagaacaaATTTTCATCTCTcacattaaaattcaaaaattaataacaatacttcttttctaaaattcaTCTGATTTATAATGATACACAATCCACTATTAATGATCTTTTTTCCGTAATAATGTCTCTCAATATGAGATAATTCTTCTGGAAGAGttgattgtaaataattttcattatttgttcCACAAGTTCTGCGATTGTCAACAACATGTAGactattttcaaatttctccAAGTCCAtacaaattattcttaaatatccattttttaatgtttgcaaatgtttcaataaatttttcatattacagGTTTCATCTAAaacaagataatataaaaccaTGTCTGATATTGGTAACTGACATGTTCTatattgctaatattaatttaagtttaattatttattgtattttatttgtttttaatatagtttgttagttataaacatttttaattattaaatctaattcatttttgaacatttatatgaaaacaaaattattttgtatacaaaaattacttcataatataatattatattacagcaTGTATATCATCTGCAATGTTTcacaaaaaatactttaaaatggaaaaattattttaaatacatttattaaataaagcaaaataataaatatatgaatatatataagatattctACAACTCCTAAATGAATTATAATGgcatatttctaaattaaaaataaaacaaaaatatcaaaaatacaatacttttctaaataaaagcatttacaaaaacatttcataaatttatggtTGATTTTCATATATAGTAATcttaagaattagaaaaaattgattttttcaatcattatttttgtctttCATAAATCATGTTGCCATCTGAAACgtttttttctacaatactttcttttcaaaatattcccCTAAAGTGAAATATTCAGTATATAGTtcataatttaaagtaataatttcatttttgtttattattccttTCTTTACGTTTTATCATAGTGTCATCAAATATGCAATAAAgacaaagaaataaacattgcAATGTATTGCTACatacacatttataatattcttctcaaaaacataaaattttttgttttaaaaaactttttactatTAGTCTTGAGGCTTTTGTGgctatttattctattattacaaaagacTTAAAGATGAATACTGCTTATTGAAATGTCGTTACAATGCCATTTCAGTACATGTTATTCATCTAGAAAccttttataactttttctattatttgtttctttataaaaatacgttgttactttttaaatgtacacTGAAACTAACGTACCCTTTGAAATtgttatatagttaatttgtATCCAGTAAAGCATGTGTAATTCAAGATAATCTTTGTTGTCCAGTTTTTGTTCATAATTACAGTTTTCAGATTTAACACAGTTTAACAATAACTTTTGTtctacattatttaaagattcacATAATCTGTACAAACATTTTGCAACTATATTTAGATTTCTCGAATATGATCTGACGTTTGGAacatactttaaatttaaatcgctaaatgacaattttaattttcttatcacTTCTCGGTTGTTCAAAATACATATTGCTTCCAAGATTTTCTCTTTCCAATTTTCTGGATGGTGTCTTACATAATCCGTAATTATGTAAGCATTTTCTGTCTTTGTTTGaagaagtttaaaaatatcattaaatccATTTGCATAATtgtctattattaaaaataatattgaaattttctcATCTATTTCTAGATCATCCTCTATCTTCTTTAGAATATTTGTGTTAATAACAGTTTCTGCTACACTACATGCAATTGCATCCAATGATAATGACATCGTAAACTATATGTCATTAATAATGTTCCTGTTCATCTGAAAAACacactaataataattaacaatctctctctttttccatcctttttatttaattttaaatcgtgTAATTATTTGGTTTGGGGAACTCACCTCCAATAtcgatataatataaaatcatactTCTTCAATGCATTTTTGCACGAAACGCAAGAAtatgataaagaaaaatgtcgCCCTTTCTTGCAAAACaagatattt
Proteins encoded in this window:
- the LOC105828235 gene encoding caspase-8 isoform X1 translates to MSLSLDAIACSVAETVINTNILKKIEDDLEIDEKISILFLIIDNYANGFNDIFKLLQTKTENAYIITDYVRHHPENWKEKILEAICILNNREVIRKLKLSFSDLNLKYVPNVRSYSRNLNIVAKCLYRLCESLNNVEQKLLLNCVKSENCNYEQKLDNKDYLELHMLYWIQINYITISKDETCNMKNLLKHLQTLKNGYLRIICMDLEKFENSLHVVDNRRTCGTNNENYLQSTLPEELSHIERHYYGKKIINSGLCIIINQMNFRKEYETRHGTKADSNHLSETFKTFGFKTEIHQDLKKSKMLEKIRNISKDYGNKYDCLFLCILSHGYKGGVISSDEKEVSLEAIERAICCIELKDVIKIVIIQACQGKIRGSIGNNFLTTDDLSDSFAPVEDIRQFANFFMFMSTIQGFLSIRHKEEGSWFIQEVCKIFKTCGNELTFHDCVRKIMKSVRERKGTIDGNQIAQLSEIRQDRLESDFQLKLAI
- the LOC105828235 gene encoding caspase-8 isoform X3, whose protein sequence is MSLSLDAIACSVAETVINTNILKKIEDDLEIDEKISILFLIIDNYANGFNDIFKLLQTKTENAYIITDYVRHHPENWKEKILEAICILNNREVIRKLKLSFSDLNLKYVPNVRSYSRNLNIVAKCLYRLCESLNNVEQKLLLNCVKSENCNYEQKLDNKDYLELHMLYWIQINYITISKDETCNMKNLLKHLQTLKNGYLRIICMDLEKFENSLHVVDNRRTCGTNNENYLQSTLPEELSHIERHYYGKKIINSGLCIIINQMNFRKEYETRHGTKADSNHLSETFKTFGFKTEIHQDLKKSKMLEKIRNISKDYGNKYDCLFLCILSHGYKGGVISSDEKEVSLEAIERAICCIELKDVIKIVIIQACQGKIRGSIGNNFLTTDDLSDSFAPVEDIRQFANFFMFMSTIQGFLSIRHKEEG
- the LOC105828235 gene encoding caspase-8 isoform X2 produces the protein MSLSLDAIACSVAETVINTNILKKIEDDLEIDEKISILFLIIDNYANGFNDIFKLLQTKTENAYIITDYVRHHPENWKEKILEAICILNNREVIRKLKLSFSDLNLKYVPNVRSYSRNLNIVAKCLYRLCESLNNVEQKLLLNCVKSENCNYEQKLDNKDYLELHMLYWIQINYITISKDETCNMKNLLKHLQTLKNGYLRIICMDLEKFENSLHVVDNRRTCGTNNENYLQSTLPEELSHIERHYYGKKIINSGLCIIINQMNFRKEYETRHGTKADSNHLSETFKTFGFKTEIHQDLKKSKMLEKIRNISKDYGNKYDCLFLCILSHGYKGSIGNNFLTTDDLSDSFAPVEDIRQFANFFMFMSTIQGFLSIRHKEEGSWFIQEVCKIFKTCGNELTFHDCVRKIMKSVRERKGTIDGNQIAQLSEIRQDRLESDFQLKLAI
- the LOC105828235 gene encoding caspase-3 isoform X4, whose product is MILYYIDIGDETCNMKNLLKHLQTLKNGYLRIICMDLEKFENSLHVVDNRRTCGTNNENYLQSTLPEELSHIERHYYGKKIINSGLCIIINQMNFRKEYETRHGTKADSNHLSETFKTFGFKTEIHQDLKKSKMLEKIRNISKDYGNKYDCLFLCILSHGYKGGVISSDEKEVSLEAIERAICCIELKDVIKIVIIQACQGKIRGSIGNNFLTTDDLSDSFAPVEDIRQFANFFMFMSTIQGFLSIRHKEEGSWFIQEVCKIFKTCGNELTFHDCVRKIMKSVRERKGTIDGNQIAQLSEIRQDRLESDFQLKLAI